The following nucleotide sequence is from Harpia harpyja isolate bHarHar1 chromosome 7, bHarHar1 primary haplotype, whole genome shotgun sequence.
tcattttttatgaagaaaaaaaggcattgttACAATGGCTCAAAATCGTTCCTTTAGTTAGAAGTAGAATTGGTCAACAGGTTGATTGCACCTTCTAGCTAGCAAAGGTCTTTCCCACATCTTCTTTCCCTTTGTATTTCCTCTTGCCATGTGTGAAGGGTATATATCTGTACTTTATCATGTGCTGTAAAGAGAAAAGATCAATTTTTGAGGCAAGAAACTTACATagtatttagaaaaatgtattataATACACATTGAAAATTACAAAGTCCTCTAGAAAGACAGTTCTTCAGTATTGTAAGGATAATGAAATAGCTAATCATATACCAGTTTACATCTAAATAGCGGTATGAGCCCAATCTTATATATCTCAAATTTGGGTACACCCAACAATTTATACTGTACAGTGAGGATTACTGACTGGGGAATCACAGGAAACTGGAGAGAGCACAGAGGTATTAATTCTTTGCTACCCTTTAATCTTTAATTTACAACTTTGAATAACAGTACCTATCCAAAATTCTGAATGTCTGGGAAAAAAACTggttctctttttaaaatgccaaCAAACCATAAGTAGTTTGTTAAAATTGGTCTGAATGACTTGCCTAtgttcttcttccccttctccccatcTACCTTCTCGCACCAACTTGTCAGAACTTCCTTCTTCACCCATCAGAGATCCTACAAGACCTCTTCATTAAAAATAGCCATAGTTAACTGAAGAAAGGAAGTGGATGAGAAATTATTAAAACTCATCCTGCATAAAAACCAGATATTAAATTCTAAGATCAAAACCTTTTGAAAGCAAGCATAAGACTTTGTAATGTGGTGTATGAAGACTTCTTTTACGagctatttttgttttccatcaaCAATATTTGTCAAAGTTGCAAATATGCAACACTTGAACTGTTCAAGTGTTAGTTGTTCAAGTTCCTCTAGCAAAAGAAGTGTGTGCAATACATTTAAAACCTCTGAAGTGCTCAACTGGATGGACAGTTTGGAACAATACTGTAAATTCTGACATCACAAATGGTACTATCTATTCTTGGCAAGTTACCTTGATTTGTCTCTTCATAGTGATACAAAATAGCATAATGAAGTACATCACAAGGATTGGCCAAAAAACAGGAACGTTGAAAGCCTCAAAGAATGTACACGCCATAGCAACCAGGATTCCTTTAGTGGCAGAGtgccttaaaaataatattaaaattaatccTTTAACCCCAGCTACCACTAATTTGatgcagatatttatatttttcaaaaacacaGCATGGGCAGATGGATCCACTCACCAGAATTTAAACTCTGGGAGCCTTCTAATGAAAGGCCGAAATTCTTCATTTTGCCTTGTGGGTAAGGAAGGAccatcatctgaaaaaaacagaaaaaaaaaaaaaaaaaacaacaaaccacaaaccccCTCACACTAATTTTCCACATATTTGGACTCCAGGTTATTTTTACTtgttatctttaaaaaaacaagaaagaaaaactttcacTGTTACACATAGATTCCAGTTACAGTGGCTGTTTTAATGTAACTTAACActgatttccaaaaagaaaatagGGAACAAATCAGTGCCAAGTCACTTGAGTTACTATGGGGAGAACTTAAGTCACATAAACCttctttcaaaacacagaaaactaaTACAATATGGAATATGTTcaagtcctgaaaaaaaaaaaaacaaaaccaaaaaaccacaacaccaaaaaaaaccctgacaagTTTTATAGTAACTCCTGATGTCATGTTTTATAGATTTTTCGCAAGTCTAAAAATACAATGTCATGCTAAAATTGCACATCTTTACACTACTGTATCAGACAAAAAGAGCTGGAAGTTTGACTAAGTCCAAAATTATCGCAAAATGAACTATTCATCATACCTGAATCTTCCATTAAAGAGGGGTCTACCTTTGGCGACAAGAAAGCTATGAAGAGATTTAGATGGTAGATTCCCAAGGCATATGTCACAATGTACCAACCctgaagcagggaggaaaaaagagccAAGATTAAAGTCTtcctgaaaactgttttcagacACTGATTTTTCAACAAGATTAACAGTctggtttttttgcttccttgAGAAGTGCTCTTTTACATCCTCACATTAACACAAAAAGTTTCCTggacttgttaaaaaaatattaaaaattctcaCTGTATAAAGTAAGCATTCTGACTCTATGAAAAGATGAAATCACCTCTATGaatctatttcttttatttgtgtattGACAAATAAGTTTTCTTACCTGCAGTAAATAAACTCTAATCATGTAGATAAAACTCAGACCCAAAGTTACAATCCATCGCACTGCAGTATATGGAGTAGATTTGTCTAACCAGGATTGGTAGATCTAGGAAGAAATATAAAGTGTACATCTGTAAAATACATGATGCACCACGAAGAAAGTTTATTACAGGGTAGCATTAAAAATAGTAAGCATTTGCGAAGAGTATTTTGAGAAGGAGAGTAACATGAAACATTTGTATTCTTCATTAGAAATAAACTGAATTAAACTTAAACATACTTACAAACATTTGAAAAGTTCTATATTTTTACAaaggccaaaaaaagaaaaatcctaatgCTTGGGGCATTGTAAAGCAATttaaattttcaatattttacgCAAGGTTACTTTCCTTAGGATGAATCTGACATGAAATCTGAAGTCACTCCTCAATTTTGACAACAACAGCTTATATTTTCACTGTGCAACGTTACATATACACACATTAAATATTCCATTAAGCTATGTATTATAATATTTGttacctatttttaaaaggtttcaaaagaaatcttttgTACAGATTTCAGTATTTCAACAACTCATCCAAAAAGTAACGAGTTCAAGAAGCTGCATTGAGACCTGCTTCTAATGGAGTCAGAAAAACCCTACAAAAAACCAACCTGTCCAAGTCTTGAGAAAAATCTATAGACCACAGAAGGCTTTCCATGCACAGACTCACCAATACTGTCCCCTTCTGACATGGTTGCTGTGGAAACAAAACATGACACATAggtaacatttaaaacaaaaagctaagCTCAGTGAGGCTTTACAGTACATTATCTGAACCAGCATTTACATATGATACTTTCTTGGATTGCCCTGTTTGAAACaagttattttaaatgaagtattCTTAAAGAGAAGACATTTAttccaaagaaattaatttccaaaagaaattgtcaagaaagcaaagaacagGGTATTTTACAAAGCCAAGACAGGATCCAATCCATTttagggagggggaaaaaaaaagtccatacaGAAATGCAGGAATGAGCCTTGTTAGACATCTTCACCTTGATAAGGCAGGAGCTGAGTTATAACATCTAAGCATTGAGATATGAACTGCAGCACCACCCTCCTGTCACCTCAGTTTCTAAaggcaaagaacaaaaccaaaataaatatgtttttttttaaaagctgcttagGATTTTTAAATACTGAGTAACTAGATCGTGAAGAAGTTTAAATTCAGGACTCTGTACACCAGTGGTTACAGACCAAAAACCTCTACCATAAGTACCTAAACCAGAACACTGCCCACTGCTAGAATTAGTCAATGAGTTTATCTCTCTTGAACATGAAGAGCTTAGCAGTCACAGGAAAGTTTTATGCATGAGCAAAACTGTGTAGTGAAAGGGCCAGGATTCTGaactcagataaaaaaaaaaaaaagaacgaaggGAATTATTTTTTAGTACATGCTTCTGCTACCAATTTAAGATCTTCATTCTCCTTTTCAGTTAAGCTCAACTAAGTTTTATAGTTCACTTCAagatataaaacaaacaaaataaaatggattctaaacagaaacatttttgccACATCACCAAAAGCAATCCCTGACATTACTTCCTGGAGTCCTCATCTGTGGGTGGGACTACATAATTCTGGGATAGTGGGAGTACTTTCAGCCCTACATTAATAGCTCAAGAGCCTCAGATGATAATAAAGATATATGAAACATTACTAAATCAGAAAAACATAAATTAACTTAGATGCTGCAATACAGTGActgctgcaaaaaataatttgagacCAAGGACAATCTGGGAGGTACAGAACCTTAAAGTTGtctattttttctgtaaacatCTGAAAACTACATCCTACGGAATAATTAGTAAGTAGAAAAAAGGAGTCCTGTTACACTTCAAAAGATAAGGGGATTCATTACGAAGCTTCAGGAGCTGCAGTCCACTTTAATTCAAGCTAtagctaaacagaaaaaaaaaatcaaatagaaacTTATACAATATAGATACAGACTTTTTCATTACAGGCAAAAGGAAGTAATTGTTATTCTCCCCATTCACtgcactgcagaagaaagaagttaCTCAGCATTATTAGCTGAGCataattttgtgctttattttgggtttttttgaaatgcCCTGAAGTATAAAGCCGTAACAAAAAGATATTGAATCTATTGATCAGATAGCAACTCTCTAAAGATCATGAACAGAAAAACTCTCATATTCTCAAAACTAATTTTACAGATACATCCACAGCAAATATGGGCTGTAAGTAGACCTAACATTACAATCTTGTCAATGTTAACTTATGCAGTTCAAGTGAAGAATCATGTATGTAGGGCTACTGATGGCTTTATGATGGAGTAGGCATTTTGCTTTGTGTAACAAACTACATTATATGTGATTATGTATGATTGTTTATCATACATACAGTTCTTCCACAGCAGACCAAGAAATTAAACCAGCTAACACTATctgttttactgaaaataaaccactCACTGGCTCGGTTTAAGTAGCACAGACTGAAGTATATCACATGACATGGTTTAGAATTTAAGTTAATATTTCTTATCACATCAAAATTTTACTGAAAGAACATCTGCAATTAGACGGTTAtcaagaaaagcagtatttggcATTGCTTTGAAGGTAGCTTACAGTTAAGAACACAGGTCAGATCTCATTAGTTTAAAGGGAATAATTAAATCTAGACAGTAGCAGTCCCTTTCATAGTGCAACATAAGACTTTACTGTTCAGCATAATGAGTTATGATAACCTTCAGCCATTTCAGTAAAACCAATAATCAGAAAGATATATAAAGATTATTTAACAAACAATTGAATAGTTTCCTACTAGCAGAATACAGACTGCTACTAAAACTTAACCATATTAAAACCCCgtattttttctctgctgaaaagtACCAAGTAGGCAAATACGTGACCTTCAACAGTCAGGCTTTTTACCACAGTTGTTGTGGTAATATCATTAAATATACCACTGTATCGCCGAGTTCTTAAAAATGACAGGACCTGGGGCAGTGCAGGCATTTAACTCATGCCTCGCATCACCACATACAGAGACGTACAGAATTTTCAGACAACTCCCTGATCACGGTGgagatttttcttaaattt
It contains:
- the RER1 gene encoding protein RER1 isoform X2, whose protein sequence is MSEGDSIGESVHGKPSVVYRFFSRLGQIYQSWLDKSTPYTAVRWIVTLGLSFIYMIRVYLLQGWYIVTYALGIYHLNLFIAFLSPKVDPSLMEDSGKMKNFGLSLEGSQSLNSGLILILFLRHSATKGILVAMACTFFEAFNVPVFWPILVMYFIMLFCITMKRQIKHMIKYRYIPFTHGKRKYKGKEDVGKTFAS
- the RER1 gene encoding protein RER1 isoform X1; this translates as MSEGDSIGESVHGKPSVVYRFFSRLGQIYQSWLDKSTPYTAVRWIVTLGLSFIYMIRVYLLQGWYIVTYALGIYHLNLFIAFLSPKVDPSLMEDSDDGPSLPTRQNEEFRPFIRRLPEFKFWHSATKGILVAMACTFFEAFNVPVFWPILVMYFIMLFCITMKRQIKHMIKYRYIPFTHGKRKYKGKEDVGKTFAS
- the RER1 gene encoding protein RER1 isoform X3 codes for the protein MSEGDSIGESVHGKPSVVYRFFSRLGQIYQSWLDKSTPYTAVRWIVTLGLSFIYMIRVYLLQGWYIVTYALGIYHLNLFIAFLSPKVDPSLMEDSDGPSLPTRQNEEFRPFIRRLPEFKFWHSATKGILVAMACTFFEAFNVPVFWPILVMYFIMLFCITMKRQIKHMIKYRYIPFTHGKRKYKGKEDVGKTFAS